A window of Cytobacillus sp. FSL H8-0458 genomic DNA:
GCCGGTTAACCGTTGAAGCAGCCACTTCGACAGGCAAACCTGCGAGCAAAGCTGCCATCCTGGCGACATTGCGATTATCTTCTCCTGCCTGATTTGCATTTCCCATTATGACCTCTTCAATTTCTGCAGGATTCACCACGGGGTTTCTTTCCAGCAGGGCCTTAATAACGATGGCTCCCAAATCATCGGGACGAATATCCTTTAACCCGCCTTTATATCTTCCAATCGGTGTCCTGACAGCATCAACGATTACTGCTTTTCTCATTGCCTGACTTCCTCTCTGGCAGTGTAATCATAAACACCTCTGCCCGTTTTGCGTCCAAGCCTGCCAGCTTTAACATATTGTTCAAGAAGAGGGGCCGGCCGGTATTTTTCACCCAGCTTGCTGTGAAGGTATTTTAAATTATTCAGGCGCGTATCGAGGCCGACAAGGTCGCCCAGTTCGAACGGGCCCATTGGATAATTCAGCCCAAGCTTAATAGCTTTATCAATTTCTTCAGGGGTGCCGAGACCTTCCTGCAGCATATAAAATGCCTCATTTCCCACGAGCGCGCTGATCCTGCTCGTCACGAAGCCCGGAAACTCATTAATGACAACTGTTTCTTTTCCCATTTGCTCAGCAGCACGTTTTATTAACTGTGCTGTTTCTTCGCTCGTTTCAAGCCCTTTAATAATTTCTACAAGCGGCATTTTATGGACGGGATTAAAGAAATGCATGGCAATCACTTTGTCCGGTCGATTGGTAAAGGACCCAATCTCAGTTGGACTCATGGTAGAAGTGTTTGTTGCAAAACAGCAATGCTCTGAAGCGTGCTGATCGATCACTTCAAAGATATTTTTCTTTATATCCATCACTTCAGGGACAGCCTCAATAACAAGATCCGCTTTACTTACATGCTGAGCAAGACTTACAGAATAGTTAAGCCGGTTCTTGCTTTCTTCCATATCAGCGGCTGTAAGCTTATTCCTCGCTAGCCCTTTTTTAAAGATGCTATCAATCTCTTCTTCCGCCCGGATTAATTGCTCCTGGCTGATATCTACAAGGGTTGTATGAAAGCCCCCGACTGCACTGACATACGCAATCCCTCGCCCCATAACACCTGAACCGATCACGACTATATTCTTCAAGTTATAATCCTCCTTTCAGTTTAAAAAAAGACGAGCACCCGATACGAGATGCTCGCAAATATGAACATATAACGGGCAAATATTCTGGAGGTCACTCTAACTCGTAGTCTTACAAAGTCTATTTCCCTTGAAACACAGGCTTCCGCTTTTGCATAAATGACGCTACGCCCTCTTTATGGTCAAGAGTTAAGCCTGCAATCCGCTGTCCTTGTGCATCCCGCTCCAGACTTTCTTCCAGAGTGGATTCCCAGCTCGCTTTCAGATTTTTCTTGATTACGGCGATCGCCGCTGTCGGCATACTGGCAAGCCTTTCTGCAAAAGCAGTTATTTCAGCCTGCCAATGCTCCATCGGAATTACCTTAGTAGCAAGGCCCAGCTCTTTGGCTTCCTCTGCATTAATTTTTTCACCGAGCACAGCAAGCTCCATGGCTTTGGCATGACCGATCAGCTTTGGCAGAAAGTATAGATTTCCAGCATCAGGCACCAGCCCGACATGAATAAAGGCTTCTAAAAAACTGGCTTTATCAGATAGGAGCCTAAAATCGCAGGCTAACGCAAGACTCATGCCTGCACCGGCTGCCACCCCATTAACAGCTGCGATAATAGGTTTCTCGCATCTATGAATCTCCATTACCATTGGATTATAGAACCGCCGGAGAACCTCGCCATGATCCATGTCCTCATTTACACCCTGAAGATCCTGGCCGGAGCAGAATGCCCGGCCTTCCCCTGTAATGACAAGACATCTGACTTCTTTATCCCTTCTTGCCTGTTTTACGGACTGCTGAACCTCTTTATTCAGCTGTTCAGTGAACGCATTCAGCTTATCCGGCCGGTTTAAGGTAATCCATGCTACACCGTTTGCGACCTCGTATTTTACGGTTTCAAACATTCGCTATGTACACCTCCTCTACTTTCCTTTAAACTGAGGCTTGCGTTTTTCAATAAAGGCATTCATTCCTTCTTTTTGATCTTCCGTCGAGAATAACAGGTAAAAATTCTTTCTCTCGAATTCCATTCCTTCATTTAAAGGAGTATCAACTGCCTTTAGGACCGCTTCTTTTATGAGGCGTATGGCTATTGGCGCCTGGCTGGAAATTTGTTCAGCCGCTTTCATTGTTTCTTCGAACAGAAGCTCCTCTGCTATAAGCTGGTTGACGATTCCATGGTGAAGGGCTTCCCTCGCCGTGATTCTTTTGCCGGTAAAAAGCCATTCCATTGCTTTCGTTTTTCCAACAAGCTTAGTAAGCCTTTGTGTGCCGCCTGCACCAGGCATTACGCCCAGGTTCACCTCCGGAAACCCAAATTCCGCGTTATCTGCTGCATAAAGCAAATCACAGCATAACGCTAGTTCAAAGCCTCCGCCAAGGGCAAAGCCCTGGACCGCTCCGATAATCGGTTTCTTGATCATGGCAAGCCGATCCCAATCTTTAAATTGATTGCGAAGCTCAAAATCGATTGCGCGATCATTTGCCATTTCATCAATATCTGCCCCGGCTGCAAAGGCTCTTCCATTGCCGCTTAATACGATGGCCTTGACGCTTGAGTCTGCCTCAAAGCTCTCCATTGCAGCAAGGATCTCTGAAACCATCGTGCGGTTAATAGCATTTAGAACCCTGGGCCGATTCAAAGCGATTAAACCAAGTTTTCCTTGCTGTGAAACTTGAATGGTTTCATAGCTTTTACTCATCTGCTTCCTCACCGATCATAAGTGTGATAATATCACCTGCAAATTTCATGGCGTCTTTGCCTGATGCCTTGCCTTCGTCTGTTCTCATGGCTTCCTGTAATGCTTCATGGCTGTCATAGTACATTTCGCACATCAAATAGTACTTCCCTTCGCCTCCCATAGGGCTGCCCACAATTCTTGTAACTTCCATTTTGCGGAGACCCGGAATTTTGGCTGTAAGCGGCGCGTGCGTATTAAAATAATGATCATCAAATGCCTCCTTATTTTCAGGATGCTTATAAAGAGCGATTAATTTTACCATTTGTCAACTTCCTCTCAATTTTTAATAGTTTTCCGTTCTGTATTTTAATTTTTATAAATGCCTGCTACATCAGAGTCGATACAGGTTTCATAGCTTCAAAAGGGTTCCTGCAGGATTTGCAGTATAAGATGCTGCGGCAGGCTGTGGGGCCAAAAAGGTTATCAATCGTCGTGTATGCGGACCCGCAAAAAGGACAATCCACCTGCCATTCGCCCGTTTCACTAATGAACTTTGGAGGGGGCGCGATCCCAAATTCCTTTAGCTTTATCCTGCCAGACTCTGTTACCCGGTCAGACGTCCATGGCGGATGATAGATAAACCGGACTTCTATTTTTTCAAAAATCCCCGCTTTTCCTATCTCGACTTCAACGTTTTTTTGAATAATATCAAGGGCCGGGCATCCCATAAAAGTAGGCAGGAGTTTCACTAAAACTGAATTGCCCTCCACCTCAATCTGTTCCACCATTCCTAAATCAACGATTGAAATGGTATCTATTTCAGGGTCTTTAACATTATGAAGCGCTTCTAACGCAGTTTTTATCAATATTTGATCCTGCTCCATTTACATCACCCTTTAGGAAACTTACCAGCTTGCAGCTGGATTTATGTTATACACCTCGCTCAAAGTGGATAATGCGTCATCAAGGTCGGCAGTATGCTCTCCTATCCGTCCATTTCCAGTTTTCATAGCCAGGTCGTCTTCTGAGACTGCCAGATTGAGAGATTCAAAAACAGGCTTCATGGTATGCAGCCAGCGCTGCTTTAATACTTCTTCCTTTTCCATGAGGCCATATTCCGCCATCTCTTTTGCCAGCGGCCCCATTATCAGTACTCCTTCAAAATCCGCTAATACCTTCCCTATGGCCGCTTCCATCCTCGTTCTGGCTTCCCCGCCAGCCTGCATCAGCTGAATAAACCATGTTTTCCAGTGAAGAAGGTGATAATAAAGTTCCATATTGACCTTTAATGCCACCTCGGCTATTGGCCGATAAGAAGAGTTTTTCAGAGATTCCAATCTGATTTTTTTGGCTTGGGTATAAAAATAATTTCTTACAACCGCAAATGCCCAGTCATATTGTGCTGAAGATAAGTAATGACCTGGTCCATTTACCAATTCCAAAAGGACAGCATTTCTCCTTTCGGATGTTTTTCTTGCATGAGCAAGACTGTCTACATTGCCTTCTCCGAGATCGGCCAGCAGCTGATAAAACATGGCCGCATGGCCCATGGTATCCTGGCTGATGGATGAAAAGGCGACATCCTCCTCTATATGGGGCGCCAGGCCAAGCCATTCTGAACCCCGGTAGGCAAGTATGAAGTCATCGTCAGCCAGCTGATACAATAATGATGTCAGTGCCGGCTTAATATTAGCGTCGATTGGCATATTTCCTGCTGGCTCAGTCACCTTTCTTCATCCCTCCCCATGAAAGAATTTCCTTTTCATCAAGCATTTCCTGCTCATAGTGGCGCCACTTTTTCTTCAGATAACCATATCCTTTTGTCGTGCGGTATTCTTTGTTGTCCAGACGCTGAAGTGATTGCTTTTCTTCCGGCGTCAGCTTCCGGATATCAGAGCGTTTGACGACCCAGATATCAGAAACCGGTTCTCTCCTCATAAAATTTTCCTGCGCCATGACTAGAGCAAGCTCCCGATTTGGCGCCAGCAGGGAAAATTGGTATTGCAGAGGCGAGGTATCGGTTCTTTGACTAAAAACTTCAAATTCCTGATAAAATCCTTCGTTACCCAAAGGTACCCCTCCCATCTGAACGGCTTTAGTTTGCAGTATTGAGAGCTTCCCGCACCCATTTGTTAGTATCATAAGCTGTGCGTCGGAGGCCGAGCCGCTCCTGAGATTTTGGCCCATTATTTTTAATAATGTCTTTGAACATATTCCAATCAGGCTGCTTATAAACCCACAGCTCCCGCTCCTGATCGAAATGCATCGTCTCGTCCGGCAGAGTGAGTCCAAGCGAGAGAACCCGTGGAATATATTTTGTAAAAAAGTCCTGTCTTAAGTCTTCGTTCGTCTTTGTCCGGATTCTGTATTTTATGGTTGTGTCCTGTTTAGAAGTGCCTGTTGTAGAGGCATCACCCGGGCCAAAGAACATTAACAGTGCTTCCCACCATCGGTTAACCGCATCCTGAACCATCGCTCTTTGCTCGTCAGTTCCTTCCGCCAGCGCCATGATGATGGCTTCACCATGCTGAGCATGAAAAACCTCTTCTGCACAAATTCTCTTAAGTGCTCTTGCATAAGGTCCATAGGACGCGTTAAGCATATTGGTCTGGGTAATGATCGCAGCACCATCAACCAGCCAGCCAATCAGGCCGGCATCTCCCCATGTTGGTGCTTCCATATGAAAGACATTGTGGAATTTCAGTCTGCCGCTGAATAAATCCTGCATAATATCTTCACGGGATTTGCCGAGGGGCTTCATTAAATCCTCTGCTACACGAAGCAGCAGCTGGCCATGTCCCATCTCATCCTGCACCTTTGCCATGATGCCCAGCTTGCGTTTTAATGAAGGGGCTTTTGGCACCCATTCCTTTTCAGGCAGTGCTCCCATAATTTCACTGATTCCATGCATTGAAATTAATTTGATTAATGTCATTCGATAATCTTCCGGCATCCAATCATCCGCTTCAATTTTTTCTCCTTCATTAATGCGTTTCATAAACTGCCCATATTTTTGTTCTTCCGTCATATCTTGAAAGAAAAGAGCTTCTGACATGTGTTTCACCCCAGTGAGTTTAAAATAATTCATTCAGGTTACTGCATTTACCACTGCCGGACTAATAATCCTGACAGCTTTCCCTTCCGATCTTGGCAGCGTTTTAGGCGGATGGAGAACAAGTCTGATGGTAATATAGCAGTTTTGTTTCAATGCTTCCTGAATCTTCTTTTTTAAGAATTCCGCTTCCCCCATATCACTATAAAACTCTTCGCTCCATTCAGCATGAAGCTCTAAAACTTTTAAGCTGCCCTTTTTATGCACGTGGATCTGATAATGAGGAGCAAGTTCAGGCACCTGAAGAATACACCGTTCAATTTCGGACGGAAAGACGTTTACACCATTAACATTGAGCATATCGTCAATGCGTCCTTTCACACGGCTCATGCGGATCGTGGTTCTCCCGCACGCACATTTCTCTTTAGAAAGGGAGGCAATGTCACCAGTACGATAGCGGATCACAGGAAAAGCTTCCTTCGTTAAACTGGTAAAAACAAGCTCACCTTCTTCTCCGTTTGAAAGCGGTGTCATTTTTATCGGATCAATCACCTCCGCATAGAAATGATCTTCTGCAATATGCAGCCCATCCTGAGCTTCATGGCATTCCATGGCTATACCCGGTCCCATAACTTCACTCAGCCCATAAATATCGCATGCTTTAATTCCAAGCTTAGCTTCGAGCGCTCTCCGCATTTCTTCAGACCAGGGCTCAGCACCAAATATCCCAAAGTTTAATGATGTACTTGCCGGGTCGATTCCCTGCTCCTCCATCTTCTCCGCTAAATTGAGGACATATGAAGGAGTTCCGCAAATAACTTCCGGCTTAAAGTCCTGTATAAGCATTATTTGTCTCTCGGTATTTCCTCCAGAAACAGGTACGGTTGCCAGGCCAAGCTGTTCGCTGCCATAATGGAGTCCCAATCCGCCGGTGAACAGACCGTATCCGTATGCATTATGCAATGTCTGACCGGGTTCGCCTCCTCCTATGGAGATTGCCCTTGCTATCAGATTACTCCACATTTCAATGTCATTCCGGGTGTAGCCCACTACAGTAGGCTTTCCGCTCGTTCCCGAAGAAGCGTGCAGACGCACAATTTCTTTTTTATCCACAGCAAAAAGCCCGAATGGGTAATGTTCCCGCAAATCTGCTTTAACAGTAAAGGGCAGCTTTTGAATATCTTCCAGGCTGGTAACGTCTTGAGGTGCAATATTACATTCCAAAAACTTTTTCCGATAAAAAGGCACATGGTTATATACTCTCTCCATTGTCTGCCTGAGCCGGTACAGCTGCAATTCCTCCATAATATCGCGGCTTTCCGTTTCAATATCATGCAGAATCAAGACATGACCTCCTAGAATATTAGGATAATAATTTAATATAACGTTTAAATATCGTTAGATAAAATAAGTGTTATATATTTAACACAAAGATACCGTGTAAACAGGAAAAAGTCAACTTATTTTCTGAAAATTTACTTATTTATTCTAAAGTTAATAAAAAGACCTAGCCCATATAATGAAGGGCTAGGTAAAATTTCTTAGGACCACTCTTTTAACTTATTCACTATGTTATTTTTCCATTTAGAAATTAATGGATCTTCACCTCTTGCTGTTTTTTGTTTCTGCCATTCATTATAGCTTGCTGCAGAAATGAGAATAGATCCTGCGATTAAAAGGTACGCCCACCAAGGGAGGTTCCCCCAATAAGGTCTGGTCTGAAGCAGTACATTCAGGAGCAGAACCCCGGAACCTACAAAGAAATAACATTTTATCCTCCACCAAGTGCCTGCCAGCATTGAAATCAGAGAGAGCGTACCGACTATAAGTGCATCATAAATCGTATTACTTGCAATGCCATCCTGTACAAGCAGCAGGGATACTGCTATAAGAACGGCCCACTGTATTTTACCGGTCAGCTTTGCGTACTGCCCCTTCAGAACTTTTCTGACAAAAATAATCAGGATAATCCAAGGGAGAACATATGCCTCTCTTATAAAAAGATCCGGTATTTCAATATTCCTTAATACACTATAATATGGCTCCAGTAATGCTGCTCCTGCCAGCAATCCAGGCAGCCTAAAGTATTGAGATGCCACTCTGCCCCGCTGTAAAAATAAAAATGCACTCATCAGGAGTCCTGGCAGAACTTCCGCCCATAGGGAAACCGCCGGAAAAAGATAAGCGGTAAGCAAAAATAGCAGGGAAATAATTGTGTAGCCATCCGCTTTTTTGTCCATGAAAATTTTTGCATATACCATTTTGCCGACGAAAACCGCAGCCAGGCCGAAGCCTGCCGAAATCACAATTTTCATGTCTGGATCTATACCGTTAATGAATAGGAATTTAAGTACTGCTGCATACAGTAAAAATAATGGAATAGCACCTAACAAATCAAGCCTGGTTCTATGCATATATAAGATTAAACCTGCTGTATAGATAATAGAAAAAATAAACGGGAGAACTCCAAAGGGATATGACGCCAGAAAAGCCAATATCCCAATCACAGACCAGGGTATAAAAAAGTAAACACTCCTCTGTTTATCCTGAGTTTTACCAGTCATCCAGAATAAGAATACGGCACAGCTGACTGCTAATATGGCATACTCACTAAAGCTGTCCTCCCAAATATGCTCCATACCCGTCAAGATCACCATAAACAAAGTTATAAATGAGCTGTAGAGGAATATCTTTACTTTCCACTCTTTTTCAGAAACCCTGAAACTGATCCAATAGACTGCCAAGGTGATCATGAAGGGCCAGATACTGTTTTCTCTATAAATGAAAAAGGTCAGGATCATGGCAAAAGGCATGTAAATATGGCCAATCCAGCTGAACCCTCTTGCCAGGACAGTGTCTTTTTTAGAAATATAGAAAGCCGCACCAAGCAGAATCCATGCCCCTAATGGAAATTGGACCCAATTGAAAAATGTAAAATTAAATGGCAGACCAATCAAGATCATAAAATAAGCAAAAAGTGAAACCGACGCTGACACAAACGGAATCCAGCTTTGCTTATGGTGGCGATACAGGGCAAGATACATTATAACGCCGACTAAAAATACTGCGGGTCTCATCCAGACTTCATTGATCGTCAAAGCAGCGGCTGTAAACAGTGAGATTGTATAAAATCCCAGCGAAATTACAAACACATTTTTGGCTTGAGTTTCGCGCCCTTTCTTAGAAAGAACGCCATAAAGGATAAATAGGGCCATACTTGCCATTACGGTATTCATGGCCATACCCAGCTCATTCTGATAAAAGCTAGAATAACTTCGCAAATGTTCACCATAAAACATAAAGGCAAACCCGATTGACAATGGAATAGCCCAGGGAATCGCTTCCCTATAACAAAACCGATTTTCAGCCTTATTCATGAGGTACAGGACAAAGCTGAAGATTAATAGCATGGTGCCTGCAGCAAGCCAATCAAGAAGTCCAGCAGCAATCACAACCGAAAACAGCATAATACTGACAGCCACATCCTGTGAGCTTGATTCCACGACTTTTAAGATCGGATATTTAAGCAGATAACCAAAACTGATAAAAAGCACAAAGCCAATGAAGAAAACAGGTAAAGCCAGATTGTTGAAGGGGACGGCTTTATCCAGCATAAGAACTGCTTCGAATAGGGCAGCAGCTAAAAATACAGGTGCCAGGTAAGCAAATAGCCCGTTTGCCATAACATTTGCCAAATATATAAATTGCACCGCGAGTATTGTATAAGCCAGCAGAAGTGATGCAGAGGGTTCGCCGTCCATTAAAAGAATTCCTTCAACTGAGATATAGAGAAAAGCTAGCAGGGAAACGGCTGCACTGGTCAGTCTGAAAATCTTCTCCCAGTAGTATTGCTTATCCATAACCAAAGGAACAAACAAAAAACCAATTCCGACAAGCGCAAAGAAAACTGGGCCAGCTGAATTTAACATCGTATTCTCAATCAGCTGATAGGCACCATAGACAATCAGTAAGCTGAAGACGAAATGGAACTCCTTCCTGCCTGTTACATACACCATTGATAAATAAACGGCTGCTGTCAGCAGGATATTCACACTGTAAAAAACATGGCTATTGAAAAAGATAAGCATCAATAAAGCAGAGATCACTAAATTGATTTGAGTGAAGTAAACCATTTCTCTAGTAAATAATTTAAGGAACTCATGCTTTTTCATACGATGAAAGGCTGCAGATAGAAGAGCATTAAAAAGCATCAATCCAAAATAAAAACTGTCATTTTCAAGATTGAATACTGCCAGAGTATAACCAGCACATGCAGACAGGGCAATATAAGCAAACCAGACAAAAAGTCGTGAACCCAGTTTCTGTGCAAATATACTGTATACTGGAAAGATCAATAAACTGCCAGCCGCTCCGAGTAAATAGCGTCCTTCCCCATAATAGGAAAGATACGGACCAAGCAATTCAAACCAGCCGATAGACAAAATAAATATTGGCAAAAATAAACTCCCGAGAACAATGAAAGCAAACGATGTCCTTTCAATTTTCAACACCTTTCCGGAAATAAGCGCAAATCCATAGAAAAGAAGTGAAACTACTGCAATGGATGCACTTTTCATAAAATTTGACATTGTTGCCCAGTTGCTTGTTGCCACAAAAAGTCCGCCGATAAGGAGGAGGATGACTCCAATATTCAGCAGCCAGGAAATATTCCTTTCACGGATTTCTTCCTGAGATAACTTCTTTTTCACTGTATTATTTGCAGGCTGAATGGGCTTTTTGCTGATTTCTTCTGCAGCTTTTGCAGCCTTTATTTGCTCTCTTTTCATTTCTTCAAGGTCCTGATAGTACTGATGGTGGGCTTTCAGAGTCATTTCATAATGTTCTGATGAAATATAGTCCTTCTCTTTCAATTTAGTGAGTTCAACATGAAATATGTCGTGATGATATTTTTCTGTTTGTGGGTTCAAGGGATCCACCTCTTTTAGATAGGATAATATTCGTATGGTTCTATTAGTGTAATATTACACATTTTGAACAAGTTTATCAATCCCTGTTTTGTCATTTATTACTTCTCAGGGATGTGTTTATAAACTTTATTTAATTGCAGGAAGAAATGGTGTAATAAGGAATTATATGCCCAGTTTTGACATGGATTCTAAGCCTCCAATGATTAAACCCCTTGATAAATAAGTATTTCCTCCGTCCCTTTCTGCTGCAAAAAAACCAAATATTATAGCTAATAAAATTCCAAATAACAATTCTATCCGAAAAATATTTTTTCCATTATATTATTC
This region includes:
- the paaA gene encoding 1,2-phenylacetyl-CoA epoxidase subunit PaaA — its product is MSEALFFQDMTEEQKYGQFMKRINEGEKIEADDWMPEDYRMTLIKLISMHGISEIMGALPEKEWVPKAPSLKRKLGIMAKVQDEMGHGQLLLRVAEDLMKPLGKSREDIMQDLFSGRLKFHNVFHMEAPTWGDAGLIGWLVDGAAIITQTNMLNASYGPYARALKRICAEEVFHAQHGEAIIMALAEGTDEQRAMVQDAVNRWWEALLMFFGPGDASTTGTSKQDTTIKYRIRTKTNEDLRQDFFTKYIPRVLSLGLTLPDETMHFDQERELWVYKQPDWNMFKDIIKNNGPKSQERLGLRRTAYDTNKWVREALNTAN
- the paaD gene encoding 1,2-phenylacetyl-CoA epoxidase subunit PaaD yields the protein MEQDQILIKTALEALHNVKDPEIDTISIVDLGMVEQIEVEGNSVLVKLLPTFMGCPALDIIQKNVEVEIGKAGIFEKIEVRFIYHPPWTSDRVTESGRIKLKEFGIAPPPKFISETGEWQVDCPFCGSAYTTIDNLFGPTACRSILYCKSCRNPFEAMKPVSTLM
- a CDS encoding 3-hydroxyacyl-CoA dehydrogenase yields the protein MKNIVVIGSGVMGRGIAYVSAVGGFHTTLVDISQEQLIRAEEEIDSIFKKGLARNKLTAADMEESKNRLNYSVSLAQHVSKADLVIEAVPEVMDIKKNIFEVIDQHASEHCCFATNTSTMSPTEIGSFTNRPDKVIAMHFFNPVHKMPLVEIIKGLETSEETAQLIKRAAEQMGKETVVINEFPGFVTSRISALVGNEAFYMLQEGLGTPEEIDKAIKLGLNYPMGPFELGDLVGLDTRLNNLKYLHSKLGEKYRPAPLLEQYVKAGRLGRKTGRGVYDYTAREEVRQ
- a CDS encoding enoyl-CoA hydratase-related protein, with amino-acid sequence MSKSYETIQVSQQGKLGLIALNRPRVLNAINRTMVSEILAAMESFEADSSVKAIVLSGNGRAFAAGADIDEMANDRAIDFELRNQFKDWDRLAMIKKPIIGAVQGFALGGGFELALCCDLLYAADNAEFGFPEVNLGVMPGAGGTQRLTKLVGKTKAMEWLFTGKRITAREALHHGIVNQLIAEELLFEETMKAAEQISSQAPIAIRLIKEAVLKAVDTPLNEGMEFERKNFYLLFSTEDQKEGMNAFIEKRKPQFKGK
- the paaC gene encoding 1,2-phenylacetyl-CoA epoxidase subunit PaaC, with the protein product MPIDANIKPALTSLLYQLADDDFILAYRGSEWLGLAPHIEEDVAFSSISQDTMGHAAMFYQLLADLGEGNVDSLAHARKTSERRNAVLLELVNGPGHYLSSAQYDWAFAVVRNYFYTQAKKIRLESLKNSSYRPIAEVALKVNMELYYHLLHWKTWFIQLMQAGGEARTRMEAAIGKVLADFEGVLIMGPLAKEMAEYGLMEKEEVLKQRWLHTMKPVFESLNLAVSEDDLAMKTGNGRIGEHTADLDDALSTLSEVYNINPAASW
- the paaB gene encoding 1,2-phenylacetyl-CoA epoxidase subunit PaaB → MGNEGFYQEFEVFSQRTDTSPLQYQFSLLAPNRELALVMAQENFMRREPVSDIWVVKRSDIRKLTPEEKQSLQRLDNKEYRTTKGYGYLKKKWRHYEQEMLDEKEILSWGGMKKGD
- a CDS encoding EthD family reductase, translating into MVKLIALYKHPENKEAFDDHYFNTHAPLTAKIPGLRKMEVTRIVGSPMGGEGKYYLMCEMYYDSHEALQEAMRTDEGKASGKDAMKFAGDIITLMIGEEADE
- a CDS encoding phenylacetate--CoA ligase family protein; its protein translation is MILHDIETESRDIMEELQLYRLRQTMERVYNHVPFYRKKFLECNIAPQDVTSLEDIQKLPFTVKADLREHYPFGLFAVDKKEIVRLHASSGTSGKPTVVGYTRNDIEMWSNLIARAISIGGGEPGQTLHNAYGYGLFTGGLGLHYGSEQLGLATVPVSGGNTERQIMLIQDFKPEVICGTPSYVLNLAEKMEEQGIDPASTSLNFGIFGAEPWSEEMRRALEAKLGIKACDIYGLSEVMGPGIAMECHEAQDGLHIAEDHFYAEVIDPIKMTPLSNGEEGELVFTSLTKEAFPVIRYRTGDIASLSKEKCACGRTTIRMSRVKGRIDDMLNVNGVNVFPSEIERCILQVPELAPHYQIHVHKKGSLKVLELHAEWSEEFYSDMGEAEFLKKKIQEALKQNCYITIRLVLHPPKTLPRSEGKAVRIISPAVVNAVT
- a CDS encoding enoyl-CoA hydratase-related protein — encoded protein: MFETVKYEVANGVAWITLNRPDKLNAFTEQLNKEVQQSVKQARRDKEVRCLVITGEGRAFCSGQDLQGVNEDMDHGEVLRRFYNPMVMEIHRCEKPIIAAVNGVAAGAGMSLALACDFRLLSDKASFLEAFIHVGLVPDAGNLYFLPKLIGHAKAMELAVLGEKINAEEAKELGLATKVIPMEHWQAEITAFAERLASMPTAAIAVIKKNLKASWESTLEESLERDAQGQRIAGLTLDHKEGVASFMQKRKPVFQGK